The following are encoded in a window of Geobacter metallireducens GS-15 genomic DNA:
- a CDS encoding SpoIIE family protein phosphatase — protein sequence MQTKVTENFLNRFRSNRSRLKDEAFLQSYALLSVVFDEAFQLMGLLKPDGTLIKINKAAFRSIKGKESEVIGRPFWDTPWWAHSREEQKRVREGIEAAARGEFIRFETTHAATLDGRVAYIDFSLKPVKDERGNVVLVVPEGRDITERRRAEEALREAAIKYRIVADNTFNWEFWLSPEGRVIYTSPSCERVCGYEADAFTADPGLIWNIVHPDDRQLVDVHRHEVREEKVMGQVEFRIVHRDGDIRWIRHVCQPVFDDNGTYLGIRGSFSDITEQKKAAAALLDNARITRELEIAKEIQQSFLPVCPSALPGVLMACCCHPAAHVGGDYYDFFTLEEGAIDMVIADVTGHSVGSSLLMTMARSVLNAKVTGSRPPGKLLEVVNDLLHDDLSRAELQISMFYIRLDIPNHTVSYANAGHNHPVLYRSEQADFIELDADGMIMGVKKEVGFEEKTILVAAGDIFILYTDGVTEAESAAGEPFGTGRLCEAVAAYRDNHPKEIMAGIFRKLTEFTGDGPLADDVAMIIVKIAPSDEAQ from the coding sequence ATGCAAACCAAAGTTACCGAAAATTTTCTCAATAGATTTCGAAGCAACAGATCCCGCCTGAAAGACGAGGCGTTTCTCCAAAGCTACGCCCTGTTGAGTGTCGTCTTTGACGAAGCGTTTCAGTTGATGGGGCTCCTGAAGCCGGACGGCACCCTCATCAAGATCAATAAAGCCGCCTTCCGTTCCATCAAGGGAAAGGAATCGGAAGTTATCGGCAGGCCCTTCTGGGACACTCCGTGGTGGGCTCACTCCCGCGAAGAACAGAAGCGGGTGCGCGAGGGGATCGAGGCTGCTGCCCGGGGGGAGTTCATCCGCTTTGAAACCACCCACGCGGCGACCCTTGACGGAAGAGTTGCGTACATAGATTTTTCGCTTAAGCCCGTGAAGGATGAGAGGGGGAATGTGGTCCTGGTCGTTCCGGAAGGGCGCGATATCACGGAACGACGGCGTGCGGAAGAGGCGTTGCGGGAGGCGGCAATCAAATACCGGATCGTCGCCGACAACACCTTCAACTGGGAATTCTGGCTGAGCCCGGAAGGAAGGGTCATTTACACGTCTCCTTCCTGCGAAAGGGTCTGCGGCTATGAGGCCGACGCGTTCACTGCCGATCCCGGCCTGATCTGGAATATCGTTCACCCCGATGATCGGCAGCTTGTGGACGTCCACCGGCATGAGGTGAGAGAAGAAAAGGTTATGGGCCAGGTTGAATTCCGCATCGTCCACCGGGATGGTGATATCCGCTGGATTCGCCATGTCTGCCAGCCGGTGTTCGACGACAACGGTACCTACCTCGGCATCCGGGGGAGCTTCTCCGACATCACCGAACAGAAAAAGGCCGCGGCCGCCCTCCTGGACAACGCCCGGATCACCCGGGAACTGGAGATAGCCAAGGAGATCCAGCAGTCGTTCCTGCCGGTATGTCCCTCGGCGTTGCCGGGGGTGCTCATGGCGTGCTGTTGTCACCCGGCGGCCCATGTGGGTGGCGATTACTACGATTTCTTCACCCTGGAAGAGGGCGCCATCGATATGGTCATCGCCGATGTCACCGGCCATAGCGTCGGCTCGTCCCTCCTGATGACCATGGCCCGCAGTGTGCTTAACGCCAAGGTCACCGGCAGCCGCCCCCCCGGAAAGCTCCTCGAAGTGGTAAATGACCTGCTCCACGATGATCTCTCGCGGGCAGAGCTTCAGATCAGCATGTTCTATATCCGGCTGGACATCCCCAACCACACCGTGTCCTACGCCAACGCCGGCCACAACCATCCCGTTCTCTACCGTTCGGAGCAGGCTGATTTCATTGAACTCGATGCTGACGGAATGATCATGGGGGTAAAAAAAGAGGTCGGTTTCGAGGAAAAAACCATCCTGGTGGCGGCGGGGGACATCTTCATCCTCTATACCGACGGCGTAACGGAAGCGGAAAGTGCCGCGGGAGAGCCTTTCGGCACCGGGCGGCTCTGCGAGGCCGTTGCCGCATACCGGGACAACCATCCGAAAGAGATCATGGCCGGGATTTTCCGGAAATTGACCGAATTTACCGGCGACGGGCCTCTTGCTGACGATGTGGCGATGATTATTGTCAAAATTGCACCATCGGATGAGGCACAGTAA
- a CDS encoding sigma-54-dependent Fis family transcriptional regulator, which produces MYKYSGKTRPVRDTNDTDLRSRLRFCVETGQIWLHEHRMLLIHAEVQASLRKELIDTLGMDRARGLLTRMGYAAGMRDFELARTRAGSDGDVEAFIAGPQLHMLEGIAKVSTVSLEYDRSAGSFYAEFIWENSWESEWHKQYYGTYSEPVCWSQIGYACAYASSFMGRPILYKELECAGMGEGHCRIVGKPLEEWEDASEYSRFFVKESIAEQLIDLQTQVVQLRSVIGEKEKLPADIVGNSRAFRAAYDMLQQAAKSQITVLLLGETGSGKEVFARALHSRSTRRNESFIAINCAAIPHDLVESELFGVEKGAYTGALSARPGRFERANGGTLFLDEIGDLPLSAQAKLLRVLQEGEIERLGDHKVRKVDVRLVAATNIDLKQLVKEGKFRSDLYYRLNAFQINIPPLRERKEDIPLLAQRFIEKYSAIHGKKLNGFTDKAMRAILAYPWPGNIRELLNMVERGVILTPNGTRIELEQMFSSSSIDMAMEFGLDSNGGLGADTPEPVNDIYEFVVKGNMTLDQVEATLIESAVKTANGNLSAAARTLGVTRPQLAYRLRRLQENNVAPAGVALAAVPE; this is translated from the coding sequence ATGTACAAATATTCCGGTAAAACCAGGCCGGTCCGCGACACGAACGACACGGATCTGCGCTCGCGCTTGAGGTTCTGTGTCGAAACCGGCCAGATATGGCTGCACGAGCATCGCATGCTCCTGATCCATGCCGAGGTCCAGGCGTCGCTACGCAAGGAGTTGATCGACACCCTCGGCATGGACCGTGCCCGGGGGCTTCTCACCCGCATGGGGTACGCGGCAGGGATGCGCGACTTCGAGCTGGCCCGCACCAGGGCCGGAAGCGATGGCGATGTGGAGGCGTTCATTGCCGGCCCGCAGTTGCACATGCTGGAAGGCATCGCCAAGGTGTCCACGGTCTCGCTGGAGTACGACCGCAGCGCCGGCAGCTTCTATGCCGAGTTCATCTGGGAGAACTCCTGGGAGAGCGAGTGGCACAAACAGTACTACGGCACCTACTCCGAGCCGGTCTGCTGGAGCCAGATAGGGTATGCCTGCGCCTATGCGTCATCCTTCATGGGACGCCCCATTCTCTACAAGGAACTGGAGTGCGCGGGCATGGGGGAAGGTCATTGCCGCATCGTTGGAAAGCCCCTTGAGGAGTGGGAAGACGCATCGGAATATTCGCGCTTTTTCGTCAAGGAGTCCATTGCCGAGCAGCTGATCGATCTGCAGACCCAGGTGGTCCAGCTCCGTTCGGTCATCGGTGAAAAAGAGAAACTCCCTGCGGACATTGTCGGCAATTCCAGGGCATTCCGTGCGGCCTACGACATGCTGCAGCAGGCGGCCAAAAGCCAGATAACGGTCCTGCTGCTCGGCGAGACCGGCTCCGGCAAGGAGGTCTTCGCCCGGGCGCTGCACTCCCGCAGCACTCGCCGCAATGAATCGTTCATCGCCATCAACTGCGCCGCCATCCCCCACGACCTGGTGGAATCGGAGCTGTTCGGGGTGGAGAAGGGGGCCTATACCGGTGCGCTCAGTGCCCGGCCGGGACGCTTCGAGCGGGCCAATGGAGGCACGCTGTTTCTCGACGAGATCGGTGATCTGCCGCTGTCGGCCCAGGCCAAGCTGCTGCGGGTTCTTCAGGAAGGTGAAATCGAGCGGCTTGGGGACCACAAAGTCCGCAAGGTAGATGTGAGGCTGGTCGCGGCCACCAACATCGACCTGAAACAACTGGTCAAGGAGGGTAAGTTCCGGTCGGATCTCTACTATCGGCTCAATGCCTTCCAGATCAACATCCCTCCTCTCCGGGAGCGCAAAGAGGACATCCCTCTCTTGGCCCAAAGGTTCATTGAGAAATATTCCGCCATCCACGGCAAGAAACTTAACGGCTTTACCGATAAGGCCATGCGGGCCATCTTGGCCTACCCCTGGCCGGGGAACATCCGCGAATTGCTGAACATGGTGGAGCGGGGGGTCATTCTTACCCCCAATGGCACCCGGATCGAGCTAGAGCAGATGTTCTCCTCCAGCAGCATTGATATGGCCATGGAATTCGGCCTCGATAGTAACGGCGGTCTCGGTGCCGATACCCCGGAACCCGTGAATGATATCTACGAATTTGTGGTTAAAGGGAACATGACTCTGGACCAGGTTGAGGCCACCCTGATCGAATCGGCCGTAAAAACGGCCAACGGCAACCTTTCGGCGGCGGCACGGACGCTTGGCGTGACCCGGCCGCAACTGGCCTACCGACTCAGACGTCTGCAGGAGAATAACGTGGCGCCTGCCGGCGTTGCCCTGGCAGCCGTTCCGGAGTGA
- a CDS encoding FAD-dependent oxidoreductase, with protein MANPSGKYQVKILGIEDYQALTACQSACPLGTDTKRYVRAITEGDYEKAFLIARQTNPLVSVCSRVCTAPCEKSCRKGEQGHPVDIRALKRFACDKHGVTSPRAVAGRLEEISRQNGGVGDRTGNHILTMAAVQKAGAAATSRKPAPRVAIIGSGPTGLSAAHDLALLGYGVTIFEAAPYAGGMLRTGIPAFRLPKDVLQQEIDAILNLGVELKLNSPIGEDLTLADLKAQGYESVFITIGLQDPLRILNIEGTDLAGIYSGVEYVRDHEKIRLGKRCLVIGGGGVAIDCAQHAVRQGAEQVMIACLESWETMPASLTEREDAQEEGIVFHPALGPRRFMGHNGHVARAEFLQVSSVFDSEGRFAPTFVPDSTTTLEVDSVILAVGQASTAPSLAGLAGLDLTPNGLIKAAEDMSTNLPGVFAGGDVRWRFTRNATDAIADGQKAARAIHGYLSGHTPQVIRKGFMRPVSPDFENTRCDTIAPVPIPKRDAGERVRTKEEITIGFGEAEAREQAARCRRCNIQTVFERSRCLRCGTCVDTCVNGALRIVRLADIQGDEDVAKLTDALKKSAQTRSKAMTAIIKDESRCASCGMCARRCPGGAITMAEFYCQEEWE; from the coding sequence ATGGCAAACCCAAGCGGCAAATATCAGGTGAAGATCCTGGGCATCGAGGACTATCAGGCCTTGACGGCATGTCAGAGCGCCTGCCCCCTGGGAACTGATACCAAGCGGTACGTACGGGCCATCACCGAAGGAGATTACGAGAAGGCTTTTCTCATCGCCCGGCAGACCAATCCCCTGGTGTCGGTCTGCAGCAGGGTCTGCACCGCCCCCTGCGAAAAGTCCTGCCGGAAAGGGGAGCAAGGACACCCGGTTGATATCCGCGCCCTGAAGCGGTTCGCCTGCGACAAGCATGGCGTGACATCGCCCCGCGCCGTCGCCGGGAGGCTTGAAGAGATCTCGCGCCAGAACGGAGGGGTGGGAGACCGGACCGGCAACCATATCCTGACCATGGCCGCCGTGCAAAAGGCCGGCGCAGCGGCCACATCGCGAAAGCCTGCCCCCCGGGTGGCCATCATCGGGTCCGGCCCGACCGGCCTCTCGGCAGCCCACGATCTCGCCCTGCTCGGCTACGGGGTGACCATCTTCGAGGCAGCCCCCTACGCGGGGGGGATGCTCCGCACCGGGATTCCGGCCTTCCGCCTCCCCAAAGACGTGCTCCAGCAGGAGATCGATGCGATCCTGAATCTCGGCGTGGAACTGAAGCTGAACAGCCCCATCGGCGAAGACCTGACCCTGGCCGACCTCAAGGCGCAGGGGTACGAGTCGGTGTTCATCACCATCGGCCTGCAAGATCCCCTGCGGATTCTGAACATCGAAGGGACCGACCTGGCGGGGATCTACAGCGGCGTCGAGTATGTGCGGGATCACGAAAAGATCCGGCTCGGGAAACGCTGTCTGGTCATCGGAGGCGGCGGGGTGGCCATTGACTGCGCCCAGCACGCCGTGCGGCAGGGGGCGGAGCAGGTGATGATCGCCTGCCTCGAGTCCTGGGAGACGATGCCCGCAAGCCTGACGGAACGGGAAGACGCCCAGGAGGAGGGGATCGTGTTCCACCCTGCCCTCGGCCCGCGCCGCTTCATGGGCCACAACGGGCACGTCGCCCGGGCCGAGTTCCTCCAGGTGAGCTCCGTCTTCGACAGCGAAGGACGATTCGCCCCCACTTTTGTCCCGGACAGCACCACCACCCTGGAAGTCGATTCGGTCATCCTCGCCGTGGGCCAGGCCTCCACTGCCCCTTCCCTGGCGGGACTCGCCGGGCTGGACCTCACCCCCAACGGACTGATCAAGGCGGCAGAGGACATGTCCACCAACCTCCCCGGCGTTTTTGCCGGCGGCGACGTGCGCTGGCGCTTCACCCGCAATGCCACGGACGCCATTGCCGACGGGCAGAAGGCGGCCCGCGCCATCCATGGTTATCTCAGCGGCCATACGCCCCAGGTGATCCGGAAGGGGTTCATGCGGCCGGTGTCGCCGGACTTCGAGAATACCCGCTGCGACACCATCGCCCCGGTACCGATCCCCAAGCGTGATGCCGGCGAGCGGGTCCGGACCAAAGAGGAGATCACCATCGGCTTCGGAGAGGCGGAGGCACGGGAGCAAGCCGCCCGGTGCCGGCGGTGCAACATCCAGACGGTGTTCGAGCGGTCCCGGTGCCTGCGGTGCGGCACCTGCGTCGACACCTGCGTGAATGGCGCCCTGAGGATAGTCCGGCTGGCGGATATCCAGGGTGACGAAGATGTGGCGAAGCTGACCGATGCCCTGAAGAAGAGCGCGCAGACCCGCAGCAAGGCAATGACCGCGATCATCAAGGACGAGAGCCGCTGCGCCAGCTGCGGCATGTGCGCCCGACGCTGCCCCGGCGGAGCCATAACCATGGCCGAGTTCTACTGCCAAGAGGAATGGGAATAA
- a CDS encoding cytochrome b N-terminal domain-containing protein produces the protein MSESAYSITEAIRQLPRNIKASISRRGEGTVEQEQAAAVFGNMFLHLHPVRVHVNSLRAGYTFGLGLISFYLFLILVASGLLLMFYYTPSTELAYRNMKDLEYVVTFGVILRNVHRWSAHAMVAFVFLHMCRVFYTGSYKAPREFNWVIGVFLLLVTLFLSFTGYLLPWDQLAFWAVTVGSNIAGYMPVLGDYIRFLMLGGNEVGQMALLRFYVLHVVALPLLAATLLGVHFWRIRKDGGLSRPRND, from the coding sequence ATGAGTGAATCAGCCTACAGCATTACAGAAGCCATCCGGCAACTTCCAAGAAACATCAAGGCGTCCATCTCCCGCCGCGGAGAAGGAACCGTGGAACAGGAACAGGCCGCGGCGGTATTCGGCAACATGTTCCTCCATCTCCATCCGGTGCGGGTCCATGTGAACTCCCTGCGCGCGGGATACACCTTCGGGCTGGGACTGATCTCCTTCTACCTCTTTCTCATCCTGGTCGCCTCGGGGCTGCTGCTGATGTTCTATTACACCCCCTCCACCGAGCTGGCCTACCGGAACATGAAAGACCTCGAATACGTCGTCACCTTCGGCGTGATCCTGCGCAACGTCCACCGCTGGTCGGCCCATGCCATGGTCGCCTTTGTCTTCCTCCACATGTGCCGGGTCTTCTATACCGGCTCCTACAAGGCTCCCCGTGAATTCAACTGGGTCATCGGCGTCTTCCTGCTGCTCGTGACGCTCTTCCTGAGCTTTACCGGCTACCTCCTCCCCTGGGATCAGCTGGCCTTCTGGGCCGTTACCGTCGGCTCCAATATCGCCGGCTACATGCCCGTACTCGGGGATTACATCCGCTTCCTGATGCTGGGGGGGAATGAGGTCGGCCAGATGGCGCTCCTGCGGTTCTACGTGCTGCACGTGGTGGCGCTCCCTCTCCTTGCCGCCACCCTGCTGGGAGTTCACTTCTGGAGGATCCGCAAGGACGGTGGCCTGTCACGGCCCAGGAACGACTGA
- a CDS encoding ubiquinol-cytochrome c reductase iron-sulfur subunit: MSSENSTGATILPFRTSDDVVDEDRRGFVKKMALTALTVGVGGAAIQSARFFKPNVLYEPSKAFKVGELSKFPIGSRIVIEGRGIEIVRERDGMHAISLVCTHLGCLIKPVENDPDTGYMCPCHGSTFTLTGGVLGGPAPKDLPWYEMYMDNTGALVVDTSKVNHKRTKLAV, from the coding sequence ATGAGTTCCGAAAACAGCACCGGCGCAACGATTCTCCCCTTCAGAACCTCCGATGACGTGGTGGACGAGGATCGCAGAGGCTTCGTGAAAAAGATGGCGCTGACGGCCCTCACCGTGGGAGTCGGGGGAGCTGCCATCCAGAGCGCCCGTTTCTTCAAGCCCAATGTGCTCTACGAGCCCTCAAAGGCTTTCAAGGTGGGCGAGCTGAGCAAGTTCCCCATCGGAAGCCGCATCGTCATCGAAGGCCGGGGGATCGAGATCGTCAGAGAACGGGACGGCATGCACGCCATATCCCTTGTCTGCACCCACCTGGGATGCCTCATAAAGCCCGTGGAGAACGACCCCGACACCGGGTACATGTGCCCCTGCCACGGCTCCACCTTTACCCTTACGGGTGGAGTTCTAGGGGGCCCCGCCCCGAAGGATCTCCCCTGGTACGAGATGTACATGGACAATACCGGGGCTCTCGTGGTGGACACGTCCAAGGTGAACCACAAACGGACCAAACTCGCAGTCTGA
- a CDS encoding c-type cytochrome — MEKAVSRKLTLFCVICGLAVLVLMGATVIRDGEREWKHYQTQYREMLLKMIKKEDNPTFYQRVEEMKPEIRQIVVDEWKTVDRCTTCHLGIEDPLFANAKQPFTTHPNPELLKHHPVDKFGCTMCHGGQGLATTYNGSSHQPIDNWPITLVSKGLMQSRCGYCHKDFEAIKADRLIKGRELYKEMHCAGCHQIDGQGGNVGPDLSNFADKDPSNFSYESIEGPHSKQTWVIEHFRDPKRVSPGTPMRTYAMNDDQIECLASYVLSLTQRGFSRPYSTKVKADFVPHKVDEYVPEPELSDSADDAESN; from the coding sequence ATGGAAAAGGCAGTTTCACGCAAGCTTACATTATTCTGCGTCATCTGCGGGCTGGCCGTACTGGTCCTTATGGGAGCAACGGTGATCCGCGACGGGGAGCGGGAATGGAAGCATTACCAGACCCAATACCGGGAGATGCTTCTGAAGATGATCAAGAAAGAGGACAACCCGACCTTCTATCAGCGGGTTGAGGAGATGAAGCCGGAGATCCGGCAGATCGTCGTCGATGAATGGAAGACGGTGGACCGCTGCACCACCTGTCACCTGGGGATCGAAGACCCCCTCTTTGCCAACGCCAAGCAGCCGTTCACCACCCACCCCAATCCGGAGCTGCTGAAGCACCATCCGGTGGATAAGTTCGGCTGCACCATGTGCCATGGCGGCCAGGGGCTGGCCACAACCTACAATGGCTCCTCCCACCAGCCCATCGACAACTGGCCCATCACCCTGGTGTCCAAGGGGCTCATGCAATCCCGGTGCGGCTACTGCCACAAGGATTTCGAGGCCATCAAGGCGGACCGCCTCATCAAGGGGCGCGAACTCTACAAGGAGATGCACTGCGCCGGCTGTCACCAGATCGACGGCCAGGGGGGGAACGTGGGGCCGGACCTGAGCAACTTCGCCGACAAGGACCCCAGCAACTTCTCCTACGAGAGCATAGAGGGCCCCCACTCCAAGCAGACGTGGGTCATCGAACACTTCAGGGATCCCAAGCGGGTCAGCCCCGGCACCCCGATGCGCACCTACGCCATGAACGACGACCAGATCGAATGTCTCGCGAGCTATGTCCTGAGCCTGACCCAGCGGGGTTTCTCGCGCCCCTACAGCACCAAGGTGAAGGCTGACTTTGTGCCGCACAAGGTGGACGAATACGTCCCCGAACCCGAATTGTCCGACTCCGCGGACGACGCCGAAAGCAACTAG
- a CDS encoding c-type cytochrome: MNRKTSLIVAAALVFGMLLPGSGALAQEPPKMPYVFAMYCVMCHKEGVQIGPIGIYDMMSKSGNPLHEQLIRNNTRFGYNAMPAFRMSEVSPKEMNAIVAYLKDVAAYRKTHPGYKPVPAKEGGAKK; the protein is encoded by the coding sequence ATGAATCGGAAAACCTCGTTAATAGTGGCGGCAGCACTGGTCTTCGGGATGCTCTTGCCGGGCTCCGGGGCACTGGCGCAGGAACCGCCGAAAATGCCCTACGTCTTCGCCATGTACTGCGTGATGTGCCACAAGGAAGGGGTTCAGATCGGCCCCATAGGCATCTACGACATGATGTCGAAGAGCGGCAACCCGTTGCACGAGCAGCTTATCCGCAACAATACCCGCTTCGGCTACAACGCCATGCCTGCCTTCAGGATGTCGGAGGTAAGCCCGAAGGAGATGAACGCCATCGTGGCCTACCTGAAGGACGTGGCGGCATACCGCAAGACCCATCCCGGTTACAAGCCGGTACCGGCGAAGGAAGGAGGGGCCAAAAAATGA
- a CDS encoding FAD-binding oxidoreductase gives MSRFIALPKGVTEAAFAKAIQEYRALLGEDRVRTDPASLQSYMKIMIPETEELHKPSAAMYPRTVKEIQAIVAIANKYKTPLWTVSTGKNMGYGSAAPATRGQIVLDLKTMKKIIHVDEELGYCLVEPGVTYYDLQEYFRKHKMNLWVDVPAPSSMASPMGNTADRGVGYTPYGEHFLVSCGMEVVLANGDVVRTGTGGVQNSTSWQASKWGYGPYLDGIFTQSNYGIITKLGVWLLKGPPPGGYMPFLMKFPKVEMLGDIVKTFMPLRLAQIIPNACVVVNAGWEAAGYFTYDKNGKGTNRSSFYKGKGSLPPKVFQEIMDKFKIGAWNFYAALYGSPEQVALNWKYVSGAFKAKFGNQVQIITEKEAKDDPIFEYRRQLMMGGSTLQEFGLYNWRGGGGSMWFAPVAAARPSECDKQMRVATDILNKHGFDYVSEFIVGWREMHHIIDLLYDRTQPDEMHRAYQCFDELLRVFSKNGYGTYRTNTAFMEKAANTYGPEMRKLHRTLKKALDPNNILAPGKSGINLDIPL, from the coding sequence ATGAGTCGTTTCATTGCACTTCCCAAAGGAGTGACAGAAGCAGCCTTCGCCAAGGCCATCCAGGAATACCGGGCGCTCCTGGGCGAGGACCGGGTCCGCACCGATCCGGCTTCCCTGCAGTCCTACATGAAGATCATGATCCCGGAGACCGAGGAACTGCACAAGCCTTCGGCCGCCATGTACCCCAGAACGGTCAAAGAGATCCAGGCCATCGTGGCCATAGCCAACAAGTACAAGACCCCCCTCTGGACGGTGAGCACCGGCAAGAACATGGGATACGGTTCCGCTGCCCCGGCCACCCGGGGGCAGATCGTCCTCGACCTGAAGACCATGAAGAAGATCATCCATGTGGATGAGGAGCTGGGGTACTGCCTGGTGGAGCCGGGGGTGACCTACTACGACCTGCAGGAGTACTTCAGGAAGCACAAGATGAACCTCTGGGTCGATGTCCCCGCCCCCTCGTCCATGGCCAGCCCGATGGGGAACACGGCAGACCGGGGGGTGGGCTACACCCCCTACGGCGAGCACTTCCTCGTTTCCTGCGGCATGGAGGTGGTCCTGGCCAACGGCGACGTGGTCCGCACCGGCACGGGGGGCGTCCAGAACTCCACCAGCTGGCAGGCCAGCAAATGGGGCTACGGACCGTATCTCGACGGCATTTTCACCCAGTCCAACTACGGCATCATCACCAAGCTCGGGGTCTGGCTCCTGAAGGGCCCTCCTCCCGGCGGCTACATGCCGTTTCTCATGAAGTTCCCCAAGGTGGAGATGCTGGGCGACATCGTCAAGACCTTCATGCCCCTGCGCCTGGCCCAGATCATCCCCAACGCCTGCGTCGTGGTCAACGCCGGCTGGGAGGCGGCCGGCTACTTCACCTACGACAAGAACGGCAAGGGAACCAACCGGAGCAGCTTCTACAAGGGGAAGGGAAGCCTCCCCCCCAAGGTGTTCCAGGAGATCATGGACAAGTTCAAGATCGGCGCCTGGAACTTCTACGCCGCCCTCTACGGCTCCCCCGAGCAGGTGGCCCTCAACTGGAAATACGTCTCGGGCGCCTTCAAGGCCAAGTTCGGCAATCAGGTCCAGATCATCACCGAGAAGGAAGCCAAGGACGACCCCATCTTCGAGTACCGCCGCCAGCTGATGATGGGGGGGAGCACCCTGCAGGAGTTCGGCCTCTACAACTGGCGTGGAGGGGGCGGTTCCATGTGGTTCGCCCCGGTTGCGGCCGCCAGACCCTCCGAGTGCGACAAGCAGATGAGGGTTGCCACCGACATCCTCAACAAGCACGGCTTCGACTACGTCTCCGAGTTCATTGTGGGGTGGCGCGAAATGCACCACATCATCGACCTCCTCTACGACCGTACCCAGCCGGACGAGATGCACCGGGCCTACCAGTGCTTCGATGAGTTGTTGAGGGTGTTTTCCAAGAACGGTTACGGGACCTACCGCACCAACACGGCCTTCATGGAAAAGGCTGCCAACACCTACGGGCCCGAGATGCGGAAGCTTCATCGGACCCTGAAGAAGGCGCTGGATCCCAACAATATCCTGGCCCCGGGCAAGTCGGGCATCAACCTGGATATTCCCCTGTAG